Proteins encoded together in one Methanocalculus alkaliphilus window:
- a CDS encoding DUF1894 domain-containing protein encodes MQERCVNNFGGKVLLMDAKTNEVNEYVRKNTKEQYEMHPGFEFRGLKMLLSSPMLVGLKIKKKKIIFPFTKLCPKYGTILYEIDATDEDFDAIRSELKKVES; translated from the coding sequence ATGCAAGAGCGTTGTGTCAATAACTTTGGCGGTAAAGTCCTTCTGATGGATGCAAAGACCAATGAGGTCAACGAGTACGTCAGGAAAAACACCAAAGAACAGTACGAGATGCATCCCGGCTTTGAGTTTCGCGGCCTCAAAATGCTCCTCTCTTCGCCGATGCTCGTCGGGTTGAAGATCAAAAAGAAGAAGATCATCTTCCCGTTCACCAAACTCTGCCCAAAGTACGGAACCATCCTCTATGAGATAGATGCAACCGACGAGGACTTCGATGCGATCCGATCAGAGCTGAAGAAGGTAGAGAGTTAG
- the argJ gene encoding bifunctional ornithine acetyltransferase/N-acetylglutamate synthase, translating into MKSICGVKGVTAAGIKEGKYGLALIRASGTGAAVFTRNRARAPVIDLMAERMKAGRIEGIIANSGCANAYTGRRGLADAIRMAEIGGECLGVDPMAVGVASTGVIGRYLDMDRIRQQAGTLTPVSSEEAEIAAAQAILTTDLVEKHALVMGEGFSVGGITKGSGMIAPNMATMLGFVYTDAEVDAPDLQDILKRAVRRSFNRIVVDGDVSTNDCVFLTATGEAGRVGKRELEEAVTSACITLAQQIARDGEGATKLIEVAVSGARSEEDAEKIAKTVVTSPLVKTAVYGNDPNWGRVVAAAGYAGVDFEIPDLSLWIGTGEEKSPLVLKGEIVADLQVAKMAMQGDTVVFSIDLDSGSSEATAWGCDLTEKYVEINGKYTT; encoded by the coding sequence ATGAAGAGTATCTGTGGTGTTAAAGGGGTCACTGCGGCAGGGATAAAAGAGGGGAAGTACGGGCTTGCCCTCATCAGGGCATCCGGAACAGGTGCCGCCGTCTTCACCCGGAACAGGGCACGTGCCCCGGTCATCGATCTGATGGCGGAGAGGATGAAGGCAGGCCGGATTGAGGGGATCATCGCCAACTCCGGGTGTGCCAACGCCTATACCGGAAGGCGTGGCCTTGCAGATGCAATACGGATGGCGGAGATCGGCGGGGAGTGCCTCGGCGTGGATCCAATGGCAGTCGGTGTTGCAAGCACCGGTGTCATCGGCAGGTACCTCGATATGGATCGCATCAGGCAGCAGGCAGGAACACTCACCCCTGTCTCCTCAGAAGAGGCCGAGATCGCCGCCGCACAAGCAATACTGACGACCGATCTCGTCGAGAAGCATGCCCTCGTCATGGGGGAGGGCTTCTCGGTGGGTGGCATCACCAAGGGGAGCGGGATGATCGCACCGAACATGGCAACGATGCTCGGCTTCGTCTATACCGATGCCGAGGTGGATGCCCCTGATCTCCAGGATATCCTGAAGAGGGCTGTGCGGAGGAGCTTCAACCGCATCGTCGTCGACGGGGACGTCTCGACAAATGACTGTGTCTTCCTCACCGCAACCGGCGAAGCGGGCCGTGTCGGGAAGAGGGAGCTTGAAGAGGCGGTCACCAGTGCATGCATCACTCTTGCACAGCAGATTGCACGGGATGGCGAAGGGGCGACGAAGCTGATCGAGGTCGCCGTCTCCGGTGCACGGAGTGAAGAGGATGCGGAGAAGATCGCAAAGACCGTGGTGACGAGCCCCCTCGTCAAGACCGCGGTCTATGGGAATGATCCCAACTGGGGGCGTGTCGTTGCTGCTGCCGGGTATGCAGGTGTTGACTTTGAGATCCCGGATCTCTCCCTCTGGATTGGAACGGGTGAAGAGAAGTCACCGCTTGTCCTGAAAGGGGAGATCGTTGCAGATCTGCAGGTTGCGAAGATGGCGATGCAGGGCGATACCGTCGTCTTCAGCATCGATCTCGACTCCGGCTCCTCTGAGGCGACCGCCTGGGGCTGTGATCTGACTGAGAAATACGTAGAGATTAACGGGAAGTATACGACATGA
- the argB gene encoding acetylglutamate kinase: MKREDVLMEALPYIRQFHGKTIIIKLGGHAMVDPKIMNTVIEDAVLLHYIGMRVVLVHGGGPEITEKMKAMGKEPKFVAGLRVTDLDTLEIAMMVLAGKISNTIVSLIAQNGARGIGISGNDGNLVIARKMDAQKVTIEDREEEVDLGYVGEIQRVNPGLLRTLLDSGYIPVVSPLAIDEQGNNLNINADTMAGELAVALDAGKLVSLTDVDGVMDKARTTIYHRLTLAEVESMIADGTIQGGMIPKLGACIYASRNGVERCHIINGNAPHNLILELFTDQGVGTMIRG; the protein is encoded by the coding sequence ATGAAACGCGAAGATGTCCTGATGGAGGCACTCCCCTACATCAGGCAGTTCCACGGAAAGACGATCATCATCAAGCTCGGCGGCCATGCGATGGTCGATCCGAAGATCATGAATACCGTCATCGAGGATGCCGTCCTCCTCCATTATATCGGGATGAGGGTCGTCCTCGTCCATGGCGGAGGACCTGAGATCACCGAGAAGATGAAGGCGATGGGGAAGGAGCCGAAGTTCGTTGCCGGGCTCCGGGTGACTGATCTTGATACCCTTGAGATTGCGATGATGGTCCTTGCCGGGAAGATCAGCAACACCATCGTCTCGCTCATCGCACAGAACGGTGCACGGGGAATCGGGATCTCCGGCAATGATGGCAACCTTGTGATCGCACGGAAGATGGATGCCCAGAAGGTGACGATCGAGGACCGGGAAGAGGAGGTCGATCTCGGGTATGTCGGGGAGATTCAGCGGGTCAATCCCGGCCTCCTCCGGACGCTCCTCGACTCCGGGTACATTCCCGTCGTCTCGCCGCTTGCCATCGATGAACAGGGCAATAACCTCAATATCAATGCGGACACCATGGCTGGAGAGCTTGCTGTCGCCCTAGATGCCGGGAAACTTGTCTCACTCACCGATGTTGATGGCGTGATGGACAAAGCCCGGACAACCATCTATCACCGGCTGACCCTCGCGGAGGTGGAGTCGATGATTGCAGACGGGACGATCCAGGGCGGGATGATCCCAAAACTCGGCGCCTGTATCTATGCATCCAGAAACGGGGTTGAACGGTGTCATATTATCAACGGGAATGCCCCCCATAACCTCATCCTTGAACTCTTCACCGATCAGGGCGTCGGTACGATGATTCGAGGATAG
- a CDS encoding glutamine synthetase family protein codes for MVQADTFQNPHTLARLLGKPADQFSREDLIRAVIELGIEMINFRYVGEDGKLKTLNFVITGKEHLEMILTDGERIDGSQLFSSIEAGSSDLYVVPRYRTAFINPFTEILTLEILCSFYTNEGKPLPSDPSNILRKAHQAFLKETGARFHALAELEYYVISPHDPTYPVLDQKGYHESRPFTQSEDLRVEALRLIAQAGGKVKYGHAEVGCFTLDGTLYEQHEIEFLPVPIEEAVDQLAIAKWIVRMLGDIYGVQISFAPKITVGKAGSGLHFHMMAVRDGENLMVSERQLSGFARKMIAGLLDCAGALTAFGNTIPTSYLRLVPHQEAPTNVCWGDRNRSVVVRVPLGWTGAENMIADANPAAPPEVSKRIAKQTIELRTPDGSADVYLTAAGIVAACLHGIRMPDALDKARELYVDGNIFDEKNREKLASLSHLPNSCVESAEVLLEKRAVFESDDIFPASVIDSTTRRLFGYQDRGLSERIYGKEKEFRAIVEEYIHVQ; via the coding sequence ATGGTGCAAGCAGACACTTTTCAGAACCCTCATACTCTGGCCAGACTCCTTGGAAAACCGGCCGATCAGTTCAGTCGTGAGGATCTCATCCGTGCAGTTATCGAACTTGGGATCGAGATGATCAACTTCCGGTACGTCGGCGAGGACGGCAAATTAAAGACCCTGAACTTCGTCATCACCGGGAAGGAGCATCTTGAGATGATCCTGACAGATGGCGAGCGGATCGACGGATCACAGCTCTTCTCAAGCATCGAGGCGGGATCGAGCGATCTCTATGTCGTACCACGATACCGGACAGCATTCATCAATCCCTTCACAGAGATCCTCACACTTGAGATCCTCTGTTCCTTCTATACAAATGAAGGAAAACCCCTCCCGAGTGACCCCTCGAACATCCTGAGAAAGGCTCACCAGGCATTTCTGAAGGAGACGGGTGCCCGGTTCCATGCCCTTGCCGAACTTGAGTACTATGTCATCTCGCCCCATGATCCCACCTATCCGGTCCTTGACCAGAAGGGATACCATGAGTCCCGGCCCTTTACCCAGTCTGAGGATCTCCGGGTCGAGGCACTCAGGCTGATCGCCCAGGCAGGCGGGAAGGTGAAGTACGGCCATGCCGAGGTCGGATGTTTCACCCTTGACGGAACACTCTATGAACAACATGAGATAGAGTTCCTCCCCGTCCCGATCGAGGAGGCAGTCGACCAGCTGGCGATTGCAAAATGGATCGTCCGGATGCTTGGGGATATCTATGGTGTCCAGATCAGCTTTGCACCAAAGATCACCGTCGGCAAGGCGGGATCCGGCCTTCACTTCCATATGATGGCGGTGCGGGACGGTGAGAACCTGATGGTCAGCGAACGGCAGCTCTCGGGCTTTGCACGGAAGATGATCGCAGGTCTCCTCGACTGTGCAGGAGCATTAACCGCATTTGGCAATACCATCCCGACATCGTACCTCAGGCTCGTCCCCCACCAGGAGGCCCCGACCAATGTCTGCTGGGGCGACCGGAATCGCTCCGTCGTCGTCCGGGTTCCTCTTGGCTGGACCGGCGCAGAGAATATGATTGCTGATGCCAACCCGGCAGCACCGCCCGAGGTTTCAAAGCGTATTGCAAAGCAGACGATTGAGCTTCGGACACCGGATGGATCCGCGGATGTCTATCTGACAGCCGCCGGCATCGTCGCCGCCTGCCTGCATGGTATCAGGATGCCGGATGCCCTTGATAAGGCAAGAGAGCTCTATGTCGATGGAAATATCTTCGATGAGAAGAACCGGGAGAAGCTTGCATCCCTTTCACATCTGCCAAACTCCTGTGTCGAATCGGCAGAGGTTCTTCTTGAGAAGCGTGCCGTCTTTGAAAGCGACGATATCTTCCCGGCAAGCGTCATCGATTCGACAACCAGACGGCTCTTCGGATACCAGGATCGCGGCTTAAGCGAGCGGATCTATGGGAAGGAGAAGGAGTTCCGGGCGATTGTGGAAGAGTATATTCATGTTCAGTGA
- a CDS encoding flavin reductase family protein, producing the protein MKTAIGQTNALYPSLMLLVGAEVNGRPNFLAVAHAGVIDETHLMISLAATHHTTQGILEHREFSVNIPDTSLLEETDYCGIVSGKKTDKSDLFTIGYGELKHAPLIRECPVSMECRVTQTMEQGRYLIFIGEIQMTYADDTIRVGRTIDPERLQPIFFAMSTRGYYGLAGRLGSAWDVGMNLPLRERQASSHEERSILRSVF; encoded by the coding sequence ATGAAGACCGCCATCGGGCAGACCAACGCCCTCTACCCCTCCCTCATGCTCCTCGTCGGCGCAGAGGTGAACGGGCGGCCAAACTTCCTTGCGGTGGCCCATGCCGGGGTTATTGATGAGACCCATCTGATGATCTCGCTTGCTGCCACCCACCATACCACACAGGGGATCCTGGAGCATCGGGAGTTCAGTGTCAATATACCGGATACCAGCCTCCTTGAGGAGACCGACTACTGCGGGATCGTATCCGGAAAGAAGACCGATAAGTCCGATCTCTTCACCATCGGGTATGGCGAACTGAAACACGCACCACTCATCAGGGAGTGCCCCGTCTCGATGGAGTGCCGGGTCACGCAGACGATGGAGCAGGGGAGGTACCTCATCTTCATCGGCGAGATCCAGATGACCTATGCAGATGATACAATCAGGGTCGGCAGGACGATTGACCCGGAGCGCCTCCAACCGATCTTCTTTGCGATGAGCACCCGCGGCTATTACGGGCTCGCCGGCCGCCTTGGCAGTGCATGGGATGTCGGGATGAACCTCCCGCTCAGGGAGCGTCAGGCATCATCTCATGAAGAGCGGAGTATTCTTCGGTCAGTTTTCTGA
- a CDS encoding chorismate mutase, whose translation MMAQEKIKAGRPPVDPDQRGQVIARAVDVAVEAGIDPSGIKEIFTRLVLMSEQKQSGCMGDGNLP comes from the coding sequence ATGATGGCACAGGAGAAGATCAAAGCGGGCAGGCCGCCGGTCGATCCCGATCAGCGTGGCCAGGTGATCGCCCGGGCGGTGGATGTCGCGGTTGAGGCGGGGATCGATCCCTCCGGCATCAAGGAGATCTTCACCCGCCTTGTTCTGATGAGTGAGCAGAAGCAGAGCGGGTGCATGGGGGACGGTAATCTGCCGTAA
- a CDS encoding Na/Pi cotransporter family protein, translating into MVAGWELIFSVFPGVILFLFGIENFSKEILAVARGRFAAILGELTTNRYKGLLLGAGITALVQSSAATTVIAINLVNTGTISFTQSLGIIIGSNIGTTIVSQLVAYQLTSFGPVFIIAGFLIGIIGGRYKFLGKPIFYFGLVFFGLYLVSRGIEPFKGDPLVLSILGGIAFLPLAILVGFLVTTAFQSSAVTSGLVVILAQEGMITMPEAVPFLLGANIGSTTTGLFASRGLDLFARRAALAHTFFNVGGVLMILPLLTPFVSTIAWIGGTEAQQVANAHLIFNVVTSAIFILAVHPFGRFVTRALPGEEEEILFRTASLPSRLPDDVNQVIPLIEEEVTHLYEITDQAFDAAIAVFSAKSPQRAYHKAGKLELLNDYIDEEIEKATFTISKKALTERQAKKTVLLVRISNELERLADLSRDLAKVGRNAHRTGHAFPKGQVESIWGIYRIFDANMQALAATFPQSTPETIRSLRARDIELQRALNLEYSLYLKRIAALNESGDSRYLEILSILEAANGKIRDIRKLTEEYSALHEMMPDAP; encoded by the coding sequence ATGGTTGCAGGCTGGGAGCTCATCTTCAGTGTCTTCCCCGGGGTTATCCTCTTCCTCTTCGGCATCGAGAACTTCAGCAAAGAGATCCTTGCCGTGGCAAGAGGAAGGTTTGCGGCGATCCTCGGAGAACTCACCACAAACCGGTATAAGGGTCTGCTCCTCGGTGCCGGGATCACTGCACTCGTCCAGTCGAGTGCGGCAACCACGGTGATCGCCATCAACCTGGTCAACACAGGGACAATCTCCTTCACCCAGAGCCTTGGCATCATCATCGGATCCAACATCGGAACGACCATCGTCTCCCAGCTGGTCGCCTACCAGCTCACCTCCTTCGGGCCCGTCTTTATCATCGCAGGTTTTCTGATCGGGATCATTGGTGGGAGATATAAATTCCTTGGAAAGCCGATCTTCTACTTCGGGCTCGTCTTCTTCGGTCTCTATCTTGTGTCACGGGGTATCGAGCCATTCAAAGGGGATCCGCTTGTCCTCAGCATCCTTGGAGGGATAGCGTTCCTTCCTCTTGCGATCCTCGTCGGCTTCCTTGTGACAACGGCATTTCAGTCGAGTGCGGTGACGAGCGGGCTTGTGGTCATCCTCGCCCAGGAGGGGATGATCACGATGCCCGAGGCGGTCCCGTTCCTGCTTGGCGCCAACATCGGATCGACGACAACCGGCCTCTTCGCATCACGGGGGCTCGATCTCTTCGCACGGCGGGCAGCCCTTGCCCATACGTTCTTCAATGTCGGGGGTGTCCTGATGATCCTCCCCCTTCTGACACCGTTTGTCAGTACAATCGCATGGATCGGGGGTACTGAGGCCCAGCAGGTGGCAAATGCGCACCTGATCTTCAATGTCGTCACCTCGGCTATCTTCATCCTGGCAGTGCATCCATTTGGACGGTTCGTTACCCGGGCTCTCCCCGGTGAGGAGGAGGAGATTCTCTTCCGGACCGCGTCCCTCCCATCACGGCTTCCTGACGATGTCAACCAGGTCATCCCTCTCATCGAAGAGGAGGTGACACACCTCTATGAGATCACTGACCAGGCGTTTGATGCTGCAATTGCCGTCTTCTCGGCAAAAAGTCCTCAGCGGGCATACCATAAAGCCGGAAAACTGGAGCTCCTCAACGACTATATTGACGAGGAGATCGAGAAGGCCACCTTCACGATATCAAAGAAGGCACTCACCGAGAGGCAGGCGAAGAAGACCGTTCTCCTTGTTCGTATCTCAAACGAACTTGAACGGCTTGCTGATCTCTCCCGTGATCTTGCAAAAGTCGGCCGCAATGCCCACCGGACCGGTCATGCCTTCCCAAAGGGGCAGGTTGAGTCGATATGGGGGATTTATCGAATATTTGATGCCAATATGCAGGCTCTTGCCGCCACCTTCCCCCAGTCCACGCCGGAGACGATCCGATCCCTCCGTGCACGGGATATCGAGCTTCAGCGTGCACTGAATCTGGAGTACTCCCTCTACTTAAAACGTATCGCAGCATTAAACGAGAGCGGGGATTCGAGATATCTTGAGATCCTCTCGATCCTTGAGGCCGCCAACGGGAAGATCAGGGATATCAGAAAACTGACCGAAGAATACTCCGCTCTTCATGAGATGATGCCTGACGCTCCCTGA
- a CDS encoding ADP-ribosylglycohydrolase family protein: MLEQYRGCLLGAALGDALGMPNETAPSRLHAPLRGFRKAYKGHPNNALKPGQFTDDTQLMLIAGKLLGDREFSEGAYAARLKSCYEDGLLRFPDSALHAVCEHLRDRGWKEAAVHSATSGCVPLAIPFALAYTDIIECSERLVQACSVTHIHPGALAGAVTVGAMIRFTIAGDKDPLAKAAETALREDEVLGVRIQEALRLAEEGITIQGALDRLGNDSSVYQTVPLAFFLSARIPDPEKLLMIASQVGGNTDTISYICGAYAGARLGRSALPTDLLEMLESRDLIEGLATGLLRRTGYPIPGGVE, from the coding sequence ATGCTCGAACAGTACAGGGGGTGCCTCCTTGGGGCTGCCCTCGGAGACGCACTCGGGATGCCAAACGAGACCGCACCTTCCCGGCTCCATGCCCCACTTCGCGGATTCCGGAAGGCATATAAAGGCCACCCGAACAATGCCCTGAAACCCGGACAGTTCACCGACGACACCCAGCTGATGCTCATTGCGGGAAAGCTCCTTGGAGACAGGGAATTTTCCGAAGGGGCCTATGCAGCCCGGTTGAAGAGCTGTTATGAAGACGGACTCCTCAGATTTCCTGACAGTGCACTGCATGCCGTCTGTGAACACCTCAGGGACAGGGGATGGAAGGAAGCCGCAGTCCATTCAGCCACCTCCGGATGCGTTCCTCTTGCGATCCCGTTTGCCCTTGCATACACCGATATCATCGAGTGCTCAGAGAGGCTCGTTCAGGCATGCAGTGTCACCCATATCCATCCCGGTGCCTTGGCAGGTGCTGTCACGGTCGGAGCAATGATCCGTTTCACCATCGCCGGAGATAAAGATCCGCTTGCGAAAGCCGCAGAGACCGCCTTGCGGGAGGATGAGGTCCTTGGGGTACGGATACAGGAGGCACTCCGGCTTGCCGAGGAGGGGATCACCATCCAGGGGGCACTGGATCGCCTTGGAAATGACAGTTCGGTCTATCAGACCGTCCCTCTCGCCTTCTTCCTCTCAGCACGGATACCGGATCCTGAGAAACTCCTGATGATCGCATCGCAGGTCGGGGGCAATACAGATACAATCTCCTATATCTGCGGTGCATATGCCGGAGCCCGCCTCGGCAGATCAGCACTTCCCACAGACCTTCTCGAGATGCTTGAGTCGCGCGATCTGATCGAAGGGCTTGCAACCGGCCTCCTCAGGCGAACCGGCTATCCGATCCCCGGCGGAGTTGAGTGA
- a CDS encoding CBS domain-containing protein, whose protein sequence is MNVEDVMTQDPVTIQSKATIRDAARIIREKKIGGLPVLDGENLIGMITESDILALLETKGPSEDLWLPSPLEVIEIPIREFFNWEKAKKALSDIGSRPVSSVMSYPIITIDADDSVEEAARIMLRQGVARLPVLRDGKLTGIVTRADIVEGIGREREEMAE, encoded by the coding sequence ATGAATGTAGAAGATGTCATGACACAGGATCCGGTGACGATCCAGTCGAAGGCTACCATCCGGGATGCCGCACGCATCATCCGTGAGAAGAAGATCGGGGGCCTCCCCGTCCTTGATGGGGAGAACCTCATCGGGATGATAACCGAATCGGATATCCTGGCACTCCTTGAGACGAAAGGGCCCAGTGAGGACCTCTGGCTCCCCTCGCCCCTTGAAGTGATCGAGATCCCCATCCGCGAGTTCTTCAACTGGGAGAAGGCCAAGAAAGCACTCTCGGATATCGGATCGCGCCCGGTCAGTTCGGTGATGAGCTATCCGATCATCACTATCGATGCAGATGATTCGGTCGAGGAGGCGGCACGGATCATGCTGAGGCAGGGGGTCGCCCGCCTCCCGGTCCTGCGGGACGGAAAGCTCACCGGGATCGTCACCCGGGCGGATATCGTCGAGGGGATCGGACGGGAGAGGGAGGAGATGGCAGAATGA
- a CDS encoding YwbE family protein, whose amino-acid sequence MNGRNRSDIRIGSTVLIVLKEDQRSGKTTRGVVAAILTNSASHPHGIKVRLTDGTVGRVASIEE is encoded by the coding sequence ATGAATGGCAGGAACCGATCGGATATCAGGATCGGATCGACGGTCCTGATCGTCCTGAAGGAGGATCAGCGGAGTGGAAAGACGACCCGCGGGGTGGTAGCCGCCATTCTGACGAACTCGGCATCCCACCCCCACGGCATCAAGGTCCGGCTGACCGATGGCACCGTTGGCCGTGTAGCCTCTATTGAAGAATAA
- the argC gene encoding N-acetyl-gamma-glutamyl-phosphate reductase, which produces MDIAIIGASGYAGGDLMRLITLHPHTDLVCATSRKLDGTPVSLDQPHLKGFVDIPYTNPDVTDIDADVVFMAVPHTVAMQYAGSLHERGIKTIDLSADYRLPRGIYEEIYGVTHTAFFEAPYGLPELHRDAIKKASFIANPGCFPTGATLAAAPVADLAETIIYDSKTGVSGAGDTVSETTHYPNVADNINPYKWTAHRHLPEMELEISRLGSRASVHFTPHLVPVTRGILTTAHILTERPVTEGEIRMRYRKMYRDEPFIRLQTPKLASVRGTNFCDIAFEIEDGGRRIVAVSVIDNLMKGAAGQAVQNMNIICGFNETDGLLFPAAAP; this is translated from the coding sequence ATGGATATTGCGATCATCGGAGCGAGCGGGTATGCCGGTGGAGACCTGATGCGGCTCATCACCCTCCATCCACATACCGACCTTGTCTGTGCCACATCCCGAAAACTGGATGGCACCCCGGTCAGTCTTGATCAGCCACATCTGAAGGGTTTCGTCGATATCCCCTATACGAACCCTGATGTCACTGATATCGATGCTGACGTTGTTTTTATGGCAGTCCCCCATACCGTGGCGATGCAGTATGCCGGATCACTGCATGAACGTGGGATCAAAACAATCGATCTCTCGGCGGACTACCGGCTCCCGCGGGGAATATATGAAGAGATCTATGGGGTCACGCATACCGCGTTTTTTGAGGCTCCGTACGGACTCCCCGAACTTCACCGTGATGCTATTAAGAAAGCCTCCTTCATCGCAAATCCCGGCTGTTTCCCGACCGGAGCCACATTAGCAGCGGCACCCGTCGCCGATCTCGCAGAGACCATCATCTATGACTCAAAGACCGGCGTATCCGGAGCAGGGGATACCGTCTCCGAGACGACACATTATCCAAATGTCGCAGATAACATCAATCCCTACAAATGGACGGCGCACCGCCACCTTCCGGAGATGGAGCTTGAGATCTCCCGTCTCGGGTCCCGGGCATCCGTTCACTTCACCCCGCACCTCGTCCCGGTGACACGGGGGATCCTCACCACCGCCCATATCCTGACGGAACGTCCGGTGACAGAGGGCGAGATACGAATGCGGTACCGGAAGATGTACCGGGATGAACCATTTATCAGGCTTCAGACGCCAAAACTTGCCAGTGTTCGGGGGACGAACTTCTGTGACATCGCCTTTGAGATCGAAGACGGGGGACGGAGGATCGTCGCCGTCTCTGTCATCGATAACCTGATGAAAGGGGCTGCAGGCCAGGCTGTCCAGAATATGAATATCATCTGCGGATTCAACGAGACCGACGGGCTCCTCTTCCCCGCAGCCGCACCATGA
- a CDS encoding flavodoxin family protein, with product MPAPLVGRKFGVNVISPPDMEDCRGLKVLGISGSSRQAPNLSKSERILQQSLDLYGSFGCTTRLIRLKDLKIYHCEGNYSEDPSQCIYPCMSTLKYPDDQMQQVYDAILECDILILASPIRWNNHSALIQKCIERLNCIENQYSWFGNRMIQKKVAGLIIIGHVDGIQHVAGNLFNFFSWLGFSIPDVAITSWVGEHDEDTTRDWEKIEANPYTQEDLVNMVHSSLHLACSLKEE from the coding sequence ATGCCCGCACCCCTTGTTGGACGGAAGTTCGGTGTCAATGTCATTTCGCCCCCTGATATGGAGGACTGCAGAGGGCTGAAGGTCCTTGGAATCTCCGGTTCAAGCCGGCAGGCTCCAAACCTGAGCAAATCCGAGCGAATATTACAGCAGAGCCTCGATCTCTATGGATCATTCGGATGCACGACCCGGCTCATCAGGCTGAAGGATCTGAAGATTTACCATTGCGAAGGGAACTACTCTGAAGATCCCTCGCAGTGCATCTACCCCTGCATGTCCACGCTGAAGTACCCCGATGACCAGATGCAGCAGGTCTATGACGCCATCCTCGAATGCGACATCCTCATCCTGGCATCACCCATCCGGTGGAACAACCATTCAGCGCTCATCCAGAAATGTATCGAGCGGCTGAACTGTATCGAGAACCAGTACTCCTGGTTCGGGAACCGGATGATCCAGAAGAAGGTGGCAGGGCTGATCATCATCGGCCATGTCGACGGTATCCAGCACGTCGCAGGAAACCTCTTCAACTTCTTCTCCTGGCTTGGATTTTCGATACCCGATGTGGCGATCACCTCATGGGTGGGTGAGCATGATGAGGATACTACCCGCGACTGGGAGAAGATTGAGGCAAACCCCTATACCCAGGAGGATCTCGTCAACATGGTCCACAGCTCTCTCCATCTCGCCTGCTCTCTCAAAGAAGAATAA